A genomic stretch from Candidatus Nitrotoga arctica includes:
- a CDS encoding extracellular solute-binding protein: protein MLTVAMTTYAANEIVVYTARNEQLIKPLFDAYTKETGTSIKFLTDKEGALLQKLKAEGANTPADMLITVDAGNLWQATKLGLLQPVQSQTLLDNIPAHLRDPANQWFGLSVRARTIIYNKDKVKPAALSTYEDLGNPKWKGRLCLRTSKSVYNQSLVAMMIQEYGEPKTEQIMKSWVANLATSPISDDARAMAAVAAGQCDITVVNTYYFGGLMKKKPNLPLAIFWPNQDTKDSGVHVNISGAGITRHAKHQAEAVKFLEWLSSEKAQNLFADVNMEYPVNPKVKPDAAVAAWGEFKQNPLNVVKAGELQTAAVKLMDRARYK, encoded by the coding sequence ATGCTAACGGTGGCAATGACTACTTACGCGGCTAATGAAATTGTGGTTTATACGGCTCGTAACGAACAGCTCATCAAGCCACTATTCGACGCCTACACCAAGGAAACCGGCACCAGCATCAAGTTCCTCACTGACAAGGAAGGGGCGTTACTACAAAAGCTCAAAGCAGAGGGAGCCAATACTCCCGCCGATATGCTGATTACTGTAGACGCCGGTAACCTGTGGCAAGCAACCAAGCTGGGGCTATTGCAACCAGTGCAATCCCAGACGCTGTTAGATAATATTCCTGCCCATTTGCGTGACCCGGCTAACCAGTGGTTCGGTTTGTCGGTGCGTGCCCGCACCATCATTTACAACAAAGACAAAGTGAAACCAGCTGCTCTTTCTACCTACGAAGATTTGGGTAATCCAAAGTGGAAAGGGCGTCTATGTTTACGCACTTCGAAGTCGGTGTATAACCAATCGCTGGTGGCGATGATGATTCAGGAATACGGTGAGCCTAAAACTGAACAGATAATGAAATCCTGGGTGGCTAATCTGGCCACTTCTCCTATATCCGACGATGCCCGAGCGATGGCCGCAGTGGCCGCTGGCCAGTGTGATATAACGGTGGTTAACACTTATTATTTTGGTGGTCTGATGAAGAAAAAACCCAATCTTCCGCTGGCGATTTTCTGGCCAAATCAGGATACGAAAGACAGCGGTGTGCATGTGAATATTTCTGGGGCAGGCATCACTCGTCATGCTAAACATCAAGCAGAGGCCGTTAAGTTTCTTGAGTGGCTATCTTCAGAAAAAGCGCAGAATCTGTTTGCTGATGTAAACATGGAATATCCGGTCAATCCTAAGGTGAAGCCTGATGCTGCGGTTGCGGCTTGGGGAGAATTCAAGCAAAACCCCCTTAACGTGGTTAAAGCGGGTGAATTGCAAACCGCTGCAGTTAAATTAATGGATCGTGCCAGATATAAATAA
- a CDS encoding ABC transporter permease yields the protein MQQLPTSTAKAPIVGAFIFKFRLPSGWVLAALLTAMLTLVPVAVVLSSLLTPEREIWTHLVEYQLPQLLTNTFWLVLGVGLGVAILGVSLAWLTAVCEFPGRKQFSWALLLPLAIPAYVTAFVAIGLLDFTGPVQTLVREWWGPIEFPSIRSRGGVIAVMTFALYPYVYLIARNAFLTQGKHALEVAQSLGLSPAVGFFRVALPMARPWIVGGVMLALMETLADFGTVAVFNYDTFTTAIYKAWFSLFSLQAASQLASLLIVFVLVVLLAEQQTRTRMHYTQTGKHSVQARILLTGAQAWLATGFCLVVLALGFIIPITQLLLWASEVVEQDLDVRYLDFFWHSLALAALAALLSGAVALLLSYSARQHPGLLLRMTARIATIGYALPGAVLAVGVFIPVAWLDNRFVAAGWVQSPLLQGSLMVMLLAYLVRFLAVAHSPIESQMHRITRSVDEAARSLGVSGVSLIARVHLPILRGGLLTAAALVFVDVMKEMPITLMTRPFGWDTLAVRVFEMTSGGEWNRAALPAVALVLAGLAPVIVLIRYRSK from the coding sequence ATGCAGCAATTGCCTACATCTACTGCAAAAGCGCCCATTGTGGGCGCTTTTATTTTTAAATTTCGTTTGCCCAGCGGTTGGGTTTTAGCGGCATTGCTGACTGCTATGCTCACCTTGGTTCCCGTTGCTGTAGTGCTTAGCTCATTACTGACGCCGGAACGAGAAATCTGGACGCATCTGGTGGAATATCAACTGCCACAATTGCTGACCAACACTTTCTGGCTAGTATTAGGGGTGGGATTAGGTGTAGCAATATTGGGGGTCTCCCTAGCGTGGCTTACGGCTGTATGTGAGTTTCCAGGGCGCAAGCAGTTTTCCTGGGCACTATTATTGCCGTTGGCAATTCCCGCCTATGTGACGGCATTTGTCGCTATCGGCCTGCTTGATTTCACCGGACCGGTACAAACCTTGGTGCGAGAATGGTGGGGGCCGATTGAGTTCCCCTCGATACGCTCGAGGGGCGGTGTTATTGCGGTGATGACATTTGCGCTTTATCCCTATGTTTATCTGATTGCTCGAAATGCTTTTCTCACCCAAGGTAAGCATGCGCTGGAAGTGGCGCAGTCCCTCGGATTGTCGCCCGCCGTCGGGTTTTTTCGGGTGGCCCTGCCGATGGCGCGGCCTTGGATCGTGGGTGGCGTGATGTTGGCCCTGATGGAAACCTTGGCGGATTTTGGCACCGTGGCGGTATTCAACTACGATACGTTCACTACTGCTATCTATAAGGCGTGGTTCTCGCTGTTTTCGCTTCAAGCTGCTTCGCAACTAGCTTCACTGTTGATTGTGTTCGTATTGGTGGTGTTGTTGGCAGAGCAGCAGACCCGCACACGCATGCACTATACTCAGACTGGCAAACACAGCGTTCAGGCTCGCATTCTTCTTACGGGTGCTCAGGCTTGGTTGGCTACCGGTTTTTGTTTGGTAGTGCTGGCACTGGGATTTATCATACCTATCACCCAGTTGTTGCTTTGGGCGTCGGAAGTAGTGGAGCAAGATTTAGATGTACGATATTTGGATTTTTTCTGGCATTCGTTGGCGTTGGCTGCTTTGGCCGCGCTATTGTCAGGGGCAGTTGCCTTATTATTGAGCTATAGCGCCCGCCAGCATCCTGGTTTGCTGTTACGTATGACGGCACGTATCGCCACTATTGGTTACGCGCTACCGGGGGCGGTGCTGGCGGTCGGGGTATTCATTCCGGTGGCATGGCTGGATAATCGATTTGTGGCTGCGGGCTGGGTGCAATCGCCGCTGTTGCAAGGTTCCTTGATGGTAATGCTTCTGGCATATCTGGTACGCTTTCTGGCGGTGGCCCACAGTCCGATAGAAAGTCAAATGCATCGCATTACCCGTAGCGTGGATGAGGCTGCGCGCAGTTTGGGTGTGTCTGGTGTCAGCTTAATCGCCCGGGTGCATTTACCAATCTTGCGTGGCGGCCTTTTAACAGCGGCGGCGTTGGTATTTGTGGACGTGATGAAGGAAATGCCGATTACTCTGATGACGCGACCGTTTGGCTGGGATACTCTGGCAGTGCGGGTGTTCGAGATGACCTCGGGAGGCGAGTGGAACCGCGCTGCATTACCCGCCGTGGCACTGGTACTGGCCGGGCTAGCACCAGTGATTGTCCTGATCAGATATCGCTCAAAGTAG
- a CDS encoding C40 family peptidase, translated as MRLIILLLVNLLLVTFPSAWADDVVKNDASMFSKADEGLHAELLLYAMSLIGTSYKLGGQSFDTGMDCSGFVRHVYSIATGILLPHNARAISRAGMKIHRAELQLGDLVFFNTMRRTFSHVGIYLGDNRFVHASSSKSDSVMVSDMGERYWVKRFNGARRIL; from the coding sequence ATGCGTTTAATAATACTTCTATTGGTCAATTTGCTGCTTGTCACGTTCCCATCCGCTTGGGCGGATGACGTTGTTAAGAACGATGCGTCTATGTTTTCCAAGGCCGACGAGGGCTTGCATGCTGAGTTACTTCTCTACGCCATGAGTTTGATTGGTACGAGTTATAAATTAGGCGGACAGTCTTTTGATACTGGCATGGATTGCAGTGGCTTCGTGCGCCACGTTTACAGCATAGCGACTGGAATATTGCTACCCCATAATGCACGAGCCATTAGTCGAGCTGGTATGAAAATTCATCGGGCTGAACTTCAGCTGGGTGATCTGGTTTTTTTTAATACGATGAGGCGCACATTTTCCCACGTTGGCATCTATCTGGGAGACAATCGATTTGTCCACGCATCCAGCAGCAAATCCGATAGTGTGATGGTCTCTGACATGGGAGAGCGATATTGGGTGAAACGCTTTAATGGCGCGCGGCGCATCCTTTAG
- a CDS encoding class I SAM-dependent methyltransferase → MIPQYYLSGRWILILIATFGFVCWELAWGINGYAAPELNNSQTLSELYKQAATSSIRTNEDKRADSSRKPIEFLQFTQVRPGMQVLDIATGNGYTTQLLALVVGSTGTVWAQGDQQRAAFIKRLTDHPQPNIVPVIRPFEDPIPNDVSKLDLITNIMNYHNSSYMTVARRVRLNQRLFKALKSGGYLIVIDHSTQTGTDITSAKTLHRIDQAIVLDEIQKAGFRLEQESDFLRNPSDPRNQTYFDMAIPTDKFAFRFVKP, encoded by the coding sequence GTGATTCCACAATACTACTTAAGTGGCCGATGGATACTGATACTTATTGCCACCTTCGGCTTTGTATGTTGGGAATTGGCATGGGGAATAAATGGATATGCCGCGCCTGAATTAAACAACTCACAAACACTATCCGAACTTTACAAACAAGCAGCTACCAGCTCCATTCGAACTAATGAAGACAAGCGTGCTGATTCTTCACGCAAACCGATTGAATTCCTGCAGTTCACCCAAGTACGGCCCGGTATGCAAGTACTGGATATCGCGACTGGCAACGGATACACGACACAACTGCTTGCGCTGGTTGTTGGCAGCACCGGAACGGTATGGGCGCAAGGAGACCAGCAAAGGGCAGCATTCATCAAACGATTGACCGATCACCCCCAGCCAAACATTGTGCCAGTGATACGCCCTTTCGAAGACCCCATACCCAATGATGTGTCCAAACTAGATTTGATTACCAACATCATGAATTATCACAACAGTTCCTACATGACGGTTGCCCGTCGGGTCAGATTGAACCAGCGATTATTCAAGGCATTAAAGTCTGGCGGATACCTCATCGTGATCGACCACTCCACCCAGACGGGCACTGATATTACCTCGGCCAAGACGCTCCATCGTATTGACCAAGCTATCGTTTTGGATGAGATTCAAAAAGCCGGTTTCCGACTTGAACAAGAAAGCGACTTTCTTCGCAATCCGTCCGACCCTCGCAATCAAACTTATTTCGATATGGCAATACCGACAGACAAATTCGCATTTCGCTTCGTCAAGCCTTGA
- a CDS encoding [protein-PII] uridylyltransferase, which translates to MQSATEIRQSLRAARLFLQQDYERHAQPARLLRGHAKLVDEHLRAVWQLLVMPPNLTLVGVGGYGRSELYPKSDIDLLILLPEEPDPALQQHLQELVGLLWDIGLEVGHSIRTVAQCVEESVDITVQTNLLEARLIIGAPQLFEEMVSTLTLHLDHRAFYLAKQNEQQRRHARFIDADYNLEPNLKESPGGLRDLQTVLWISRACNLGDTWRELAKAGMITVPEARAIARHEALLQNLRIRLHYLAGRREDRLLFDYQTDLAKQMHITASGVRRASEHMMQRYYRTKQAVLQLNAVLLQNLHTHLFPEASAIHPLNARFITRDDLLEARDEALFESEPSAIMESFLLLEQHPHLSGFSAPTLRALWRARHKIDAAFRRDVHNRALFMAILRQPHGLTHALRRMNQNDILGRYLPAFGRIVGQMQHDLFHVYTVDEHILMVVRNLRRLTLAEHAHEYPLCNKLIKDFARVEVLYIAGLFHDIAKGRGGDHSILGCADAARFCKQHGLTQEDTELVVWLVEHHLTMSTTAQKQDLSDQDVIAAFAAKIKNDRYLVALYLLTVADIRGTSPKVWNAWKGKLLEDLFWATRRYMVDGKIADQIGEIRTRTLEILSLHAIDPEVHETLWAQLDPEYFLRHEPQEIAWHTRLLAHQVNSETAIVKTRLSPLGEGIQLMVYSPDQPYIFARICGFFERLNYNIMEAKIHTTQHGYALDSFLAMDAGNSTPAYRDVMNYIEYELSREIAPADEPSVPKSARISRQLKHFPIASEINITSDDKGNYLLSIIAGDRPGLLARIAHVLARHGIAIRSAKINTLGARAEDIFHIASAALIQPQTITALREELLRQIS; encoded by the coding sequence GTGCAAAGCGCCACTGAAATCCGTCAGAGCTTGCGTGCTGCACGATTATTCCTGCAACAGGATTATGAACGTCACGCGCAACCAGCCCGCCTGCTGCGTGGCCACGCCAAGCTGGTGGATGAGCATTTACGCGCGGTATGGCAACTCCTCGTCATGCCGCCAAACCTAACGCTCGTTGGTGTGGGCGGCTATGGGCGTAGCGAGTTATATCCTAAGTCCGACATTGACCTGCTAATACTGTTGCCGGAGGAACCGGACCCAGCATTGCAACAACATTTGCAGGAACTGGTTGGTCTGCTGTGGGACATTGGCCTGGAAGTCGGTCACAGTATTCGTACCGTTGCACAATGCGTAGAGGAATCGGTCGATATTACGGTACAGACCAATCTATTAGAAGCACGTTTAATTATCGGCGCACCCCAACTGTTTGAGGAAATGGTCAGCACGCTGACACTACACCTTGATCATCGTGCTTTCTACCTTGCCAAGCAAAATGAACAACAGCGGCGCCACGCTCGCTTCATTGACGCGGACTATAATCTTGAACCCAACCTGAAAGAAAGTCCTGGTGGTCTGCGCGATTTGCAGACCGTACTGTGGATTAGCCGCGCCTGTAACTTGGGCGACACCTGGCGCGAGCTGGCCAAGGCGGGCATGATTACCGTGCCTGAGGCGCGCGCCATCGCGCGTCACGAAGCTTTGCTGCAAAACCTGCGCATTCGCCTGCATTATTTAGCCGGCCGGCGTGAAGATCGCCTGTTATTTGATTATCAGACCGACCTGGCGAAACAAATGCACATCACTGCATCAGGTGTACGCCGTGCCAGCGAACACATGATGCAGCGCTACTACCGCACTAAGCAAGCTGTGCTACAACTCAATGCCGTGTTATTGCAAAACTTGCATACACACCTGTTCCCGGAAGCTAGCGCAATACATCCACTAAATGCCCGCTTCATCACGCGTGATGATTTGCTCGAAGCACGCGATGAAGCCCTGTTCGAAAGCGAACCATCCGCCATTATGGAAAGTTTCCTGTTACTGGAACAACATCCACACCTGAGCGGATTTTCCGCCCCCACTCTGCGCGCTCTGTGGCGGGCACGTCATAAGATAGACGCTGCATTCCGACGCGATGTACACAACCGCGCACTGTTCATGGCTATCCTGCGCCAGCCACACGGCCTTACCCATGCGCTGCGACGCATGAATCAAAATGACATTCTGGGTCGCTACCTACCTGCGTTTGGTCGCATCGTCGGGCAAATGCAGCACGATCTTTTTCATGTTTATACGGTAGACGAGCACATCCTGATGGTGGTACGCAATCTGCGCCGTTTAACCTTGGCAGAACACGCGCATGAATACCCCTTGTGTAACAAGCTGATCAAGGATTTCGCGCGCGTCGAGGTGCTGTATATCGCCGGACTGTTCCACGACATCGCCAAGGGACGCGGCGGCGACCATTCAATACTGGGATGTGCAGACGCTGCACGCTTTTGCAAACAACACGGACTAACGCAAGAAGATACCGAACTGGTGGTATGGCTGGTCGAGCACCATCTAACAATGTCCACCACAGCACAAAAACAAGACTTGTCCGATCAGGATGTGATCGCGGCATTTGCTGCAAAAATAAAAAATGATCGTTATCTAGTAGCGTTGTATTTGCTTACTGTGGCCGATATTCGTGGCACGAGCCCAAAAGTATGGAATGCCTGGAAGGGCAAGTTACTTGAAGATCTGTTCTGGGCAACGCGCCGCTATATGGTTGACGGTAAAATTGCCGATCAGATCGGCGAAATCCGCACCCGCACACTGGAAATACTAAGCTTGCATGCGATTGATCCTGAGGTACATGAAACACTGTGGGCGCAACTAGACCCAGAGTATTTTCTGCGTCACGAACCGCAGGAAATTGCCTGGCACACTCGCCTGTTGGCACATCAAGTCAATAGCGAAACAGCCATCGTCAAGACACGTTTAAGCCCCCTCGGGGAAGGCATTCAGTTGATGGTATATAGCCCCGATCAGCCTTATATTTTTGCGCGTATCTGTGGTTTTTTTGAGCGACTGAACTACAACATCATGGAAGCAAAGATCCACACCACCCAGCACGGTTATGCGTTGGACAGCTTTCTGGCAATGGATGCAGGTAATAGCACGCCAGCATATCGCGATGTAATGAATTACATAGAGTATGAACTGTCACGCGAGATAGCCCCCGCCGATGAACCCTCCGTACCAAAATCTGCGAGAATATCCCGCCAGCTCAAACATTTTCCCATCGCATCCGAAATCAATATAACGTCAGATGATAAAGGCAATTATCTGCTTTCCATCATCGCAGGCGACCGCCCCGGTTTGTTGGCGCGTATCGCACATGTGCTGGCGCGGCATGGCATAGCAATACGTAGCGCCAAAATCAATACGCTTGGTGCACGCGCCGAGGACATCTTCCATATAGCCAGCGCAGCGTTAATTCAACCGCAGACAATTACAGCGCTACGCGAAGAACTGTTACGACAGATCTCTTAA
- a CDS encoding ABC transporter ATP-binding protein has translation MLLELKHVSQSYAARRVLRDLSFALNTGDIGCLLGPSGCGKTTVLRAIAGFEPISGGEIVLNGERVSAPGFIVPAEKRRIGMVFQDYALFPHLNVAANVGFGLHGQSRIERNKRVEELLQTVGLAGSGHAYPHELSGGQQQRVALARALAPCPNLLLMDEPFSNLDVELRERLSLEVRDILKQQGATAIIVTHDQHEAFAMGDMIGVMHDGEIQQWDKAYNLYHLPENRFVADFVGKGVLLPGKLLNANQVEIELGTLYSKTPSAYSTVDCNDGSNKKGCEVEVLLRPDDIIHDDASSLLAQVEHKAFRGADILYTLRLPGGNRVLSLVSSHHNHAIGEWIGIRLEVDHVVAFPLIKSAAS, from the coding sequence ATGTTGCTTGAACTTAAACACGTCAGTCAGTCCTACGCGGCACGTAGAGTATTGCGCGATCTCTCCTTTGCACTGAATACTGGCGATATCGGCTGCCTGCTTGGCCCATCAGGGTGCGGCAAGACCACCGTACTCCGCGCTATCGCCGGATTCGAGCCCATTTCTGGTGGTGAAATTGTGCTTAATGGTGAGCGAGTGAGCGCACCCGGTTTTATTGTTCCTGCCGAGAAGCGTCGTATCGGCATGGTATTTCAGGACTATGCTCTATTTCCGCATTTGAATGTAGCCGCCAATGTGGGCTTTGGCTTGCATGGGCAATCGCGCATCGAACGTAATAAGCGTGTGGAAGAGTTGTTGCAAACAGTAGGTCTGGCAGGGAGTGGCCATGCTTATCCGCATGAACTTTCCGGTGGTCAGCAGCAGCGCGTGGCATTAGCTCGCGCGCTAGCACCCTGCCCGAACTTATTGTTAATGGACGAGCCGTTTTCTAATCTGGATGTTGAGCTGCGTGAACGACTTTCGCTGGAGGTGCGCGATATACTCAAGCAGCAGGGCGCTACCGCTATTATTGTTACTCACGATCAGCATGAAGCATTCGCCATGGGCGACATGATAGGGGTAATGCATGATGGTGAGATCCAGCAGTGGGACAAAGCCTACAATTTGTACCATCTGCCCGAGAACCGCTTCGTTGCGGATTTCGTTGGTAAAGGCGTTTTACTGCCGGGGAAGTTACTTAACGCTAACCAGGTTGAAATCGAGCTGGGTACACTGTATAGCAAAACTCCTAGTGCTTACTCTACCGTAGACTGTAATGATGGTAGCAATAAAAAGGGGTGTGAGGTGGAGGTGTTGTTACGCCCGGACGATATTATCCATGACGATGCAAGCTCCCTCTTAGCTCAAGTCGAGCACAAGGCGTTTCGTGGTGCGGATATTCTTTATACCTTGCGCCTGCCTGGTGGTAACCGCGTGCTTTCCCTGGTGTCGAGCCACCATAACCATGCCATCGGTGAGTGGATTGGGATCCGTTTGGAGGTGGATCATGTGGTGGCTTTTCCCCTTATTAAAAGTGCGGCGTCATGA
- the gstA gene encoding glutathione transferase GstA, with the protein MKLFYSPAACSLSPHITLRELQLPFELVKVDLATKKEENGADYWTHNPKGYVPALLLDNGELLTEGPAIVQYLADLVPEKKLAPANGTMERYRLQEMLNFITSELHKGMGAMFKPQLPAEWRVVVVETLGKRMDFLSKHLEGKSWVMGETFTVADAYLFTVLRWSDILKFDMSAWPELKEYVARVAVRPAVQAALKAEGLK; encoded by the coding sequence ATGAAGCTTTTTTATTCACCCGCTGCCTGTTCCCTTTCCCCCCATATTACCCTGCGCGAACTGCAGCTTCCTTTCGAATTGGTGAAGGTGGATCTCGCTACTAAAAAAGAGGAAAACGGGGCTGATTACTGGACGCATAATCCTAAAGGTTATGTGCCTGCGCTGTTGCTCGACAACGGTGAGCTGCTCACGGAAGGCCCTGCCATTGTTCAGTATCTGGCCGATCTCGTCCCCGAAAAGAAACTCGCTCCCGCAAACGGCACGATGGAGCGCTACCGCCTGCAGGAAATGCTTAACTTCATTACTTCTGAACTTCACAAGGGGATGGGTGCGATGTTCAAACCACAACTGCCAGCGGAATGGCGGGTGGTGGTGGTTGAAACCCTCGGCAAACGCATGGATTTTCTCTCCAAGCACCTCGAAGGTAAGTCTTGGGTGATGGGCGAAACGTTTACGGTGGCAGATGCTTATCTGTTCACCGTATTGCGTTGGTCTGATATTTTGAAGTTCGACATGTCAGCTTGGCCGGAACTTAAGGAATATGTGGCTCGTGTAGCTGTCCGTCCCGCAGTGCAGGCGGCGCTTAAGGCGGAAGGATTGAAGTAA
- the map gene encoding type I methionyl aminopeptidase has protein sequence MPVSIKTTQEIEKMRIAGRLASEVLDYITPFIQAGITTGEIDRLCHDYMVNIQQCIPAPLNYAPPGHTPYPKSICTSINHQVCHGVPGEKKLKNGDVLNIDVTTIKQAYHGDTSRMFHVGETSIQAKRLCEITYQAMWRGIRVVKPGAYLGDIGHAIQSFVEVLGYSVVREFCGHGIGRGFHEEPQVLHYGKPKSGLKLEAGMIFTIEPMINAGKAGITQLGDGWTIVTKDHSLSAQWEHTILVTESGFEVLTVSAGSPSPPP, from the coding sequence ATGCCCGTTAGCATCAAGACCACTCAGGAAATAGAAAAAATGCGCATCGCAGGCCGCTTGGCTAGCGAAGTGCTGGACTACATCACACCTTTTATACAAGCTGGTATTACTACGGGCGAAATTGATCGCCTCTGCCATGATTACATGGTGAATATTCAGCAATGTATTCCTGCGCCGCTCAATTACGCGCCACCAGGACATACACCCTATCCAAAATCCATTTGTACCTCCATCAATCATCAGGTATGCCATGGTGTGCCGGGTGAAAAAAAACTCAAGAACGGCGATGTCCTAAATATAGACGTCACCACTATCAAACAAGCCTATCACGGCGATACCAGCCGCATGTTCCATGTCGGCGAAACATCCATCCAGGCAAAACGGTTGTGCGAAATCACTTATCAGGCGATGTGGCGAGGCATCCGTGTGGTCAAACCCGGCGCATATTTGGGCGATATCGGCCACGCCATCCAGAGCTTCGTCGAAGTGCTGGGCTACAGCGTGGTACGCGAATTCTGCGGCCACGGCATCGGTAGGGGATTTCACGAAGAGCCACAGGTGTTGCATTATGGAAAGCCTAAAAGTGGGTTGAAACTCGAAGCGGGCATGATCTTCACCATTGAACCGATGATTAATGCAGGCAAGGCTGGTATCACTCAACTCGGCGATGGCTGGACCATCGTGACTAAGGATCACAGTTTGTCGGCTCAGTGGGAACACACCATTCTGGTAACCGAATCTGGCTTTGAAGTGCTGACTGTTTCTGCTGGATCTCCATCCCCTCCACCTTAA
- a CDS encoding class I SAM-dependent methyltransferase, with product MLTTKYCVTGRWLPALIASFGLTWGVNGYTSPQWDNLQAVNESYQQAVSSPIRTSDDKRADATRKPVEFLQFAQVRPGMLVLDIAAGGGNTSQLLALAVGSKGTVWAQGDQQRPALAKRLADHPQSNIVPVISSFEDPVPSDIPKLDLITINLSYHDIAYKPVDRTKLNQRLFDALKPGGHLVVIDHSAKSGSGVSAAKSLHRIDEKVVGEEFLKAGFQLEEESNFLHNPSDPRDQAFFNMKIPSDKFALRFVKP from the coding sequence ATGTTAACAACAAAATACTGCGTAACTGGACGATGGCTACCGGCGTTAATCGCCAGCTTTGGTTTAACATGGGGAGTTAACGGATATACCTCGCCTCAATGGGATAATTTGCAAGCTGTAAACGAGAGTTACCAACAGGCGGTTAGCAGCCCCATACGTACCAGTGATGACAAGCGTGCTGATGCAACGCGCAAACCAGTAGAGTTCCTGCAGTTCGCCCAAGTACGGCCGGGTATGCTGGTACTGGATATTGCGGCAGGCGGAGGAAATACCTCGCAGCTACTCGCGCTGGCTGTTGGGAGCAAAGGAACCGTATGGGCGCAAGGTGACCAACAACGACCAGCACTCGCCAAACGATTGGCTGATCATCCCCAGTCGAATATCGTTCCGGTAATAAGCTCTTTCGAAGACCCTGTACCCAGTGATATACCCAAGCTGGACTTAATTACCATCAACTTGAGCTACCATGATATCGCCTATAAACCCGTTGACCGTACCAAACTGAACCAACGACTGTTTGATGCATTGAAACCTGGTGGACATCTCGTTGTAATTGATCACTCAGCAAAATCGGGCAGTGGGGTTTCAGCAGCAAAGTCACTTCATCGTATTGACGAAAAGGTCGTTGGGGAAGAATTCCTGAAAGCAGGTTTCCAGTTGGAAGAAGAGAGTAACTTCCTGCACAATCCGTCCGACCCTCGTGATCAAGCTTTCTTCAATATGAAAATTCCGTCAGACAAATTCGCCTTGCGCTTCGTCAAGCCCTGA
- the fur gene encoding ferric iron uptake transcriptional regulator translates to MTTPNDLKTVGLKTTLPRLKILNLFENAEVRHLSAEDVYKMLIGEGLDVGLATVYRVLTQFEQAGLLVRHHFETGKAVFELNKGGHHDHLICLQCGRVEEFHDPAIEKRQIKIADELGFTIRDHALYLYADCSKVNCPHKT, encoded by the coding sequence ATGACTACGCCAAACGACCTCAAGACTGTCGGCCTCAAGACTACGCTGCCGCGCCTAAAAATCCTCAATCTGTTCGAAAATGCCGAGGTACGGCACTTAAGCGCCGAAGATGTTTATAAAATGCTTATCGGAGAGGGGCTCGATGTCGGTCTGGCAACGGTCTATCGTGTACTCACACAATTCGAGCAAGCAGGACTGCTTGTCCGTCACCACTTTGAAACTGGCAAAGCGGTATTCGAACTTAATAAAGGTGGACACCATGACCATTTAATATGTTTGCAATGTGGTCGGGTGGAAGAATTCCACGACCCAGCAATCGAAAAACGCCAAATAAAAATAGCCGATGAGCTTGGTTTCACGATCCGTGACCATGCGCTTTATCTTTATGCTGACTGTAGTAAGGTCAATTGCCCACACAAAACATAA